The stretch of DNA ATGTTAtctcatttaatataatttttttttttttttttaatccatagatatatgaatattatcaatatataaatatatatacgtatcataatattatatatatatatatatatatatatatatatataatttttttttttttttttttttttttttttttttttgttttttattaaaaatgaaagtttctatttttttctcttttgctatttttttgtttgttttgaATTTATTTTCCCCTTGTATGTGTAAAAAGGATTTTGCGAAGGAATGGGTTAAAGATAAATTAAGTATagtaaatttaaaattagataaatatgataaaaaaaagaaaatggcTCTTATATCAGGAGCAGCTATAGGAGCCTTAGCATTAATATCACTTATAGGAGGAGGTATTTATTTGACTCAAGCAACAAAAAGTTCCATATGGAATAATTCAGAATTAAATGATACACTTTATGATATTGTTATGGAAACTGTGAATCAAGGAAATACAGATGTAAAGTTGGCATTTCATAGAGGAGTGAAACTAGATAATGCTGTTCCTACTGAGgaaacatttaaaaaatatataaaacagaATATTAAAGATCgaaatttaaatttatcatGGCAACAAGAACGGGAATTATATTCATTGATTCCTTATATTCGATTTAATGTAGAAAGACTAGCTATATTTCTTAGATAATTcaatttatttgttatattaattttgtaTAGATAACCTTATTATATTCCATTTGTAGTAAGTGATATTTATGAAAAGTGAagtatacataaaaaaaaaaaaaaaatatatatatatatatatatttaaatataaataaaagataaacaaataatatatatatatatatatatatataatgtttcatatagttattatcattttgttttcatgtacataatatttttcacaAATAAgaaaacatttattttttcctattttttttatctttttttttttgattttattcAAGTTTTGATTTAATACATTTCCTTATTTCACATCTTAATATTAGACGAACTGTTTCTTATTCATTCTAATTTTATTTAGATTGACATttgtatattaataatacatttttctgttcgttttaaaattttgtgtacatgttaaaataaattttttttttttttaaagaaactCACAATGAATATCAACTGagcattatttatttaaaagattattataaaaaatatgtgattagcaaaatatatatatatatatatatatatatatatatttatttatttatttatttacatataagtatctttataattacaatgtgcatatgtttatattttcgTCAATCGTCAAatacttatttatatatatatatatatatatatatatatatatcaagttgctaaatttttaaaatgtaatattttcttatataagaTGAAATTGGAACTTATATCAAAcagtttaaataaataattttaatgatttttttttaattataacataaaaatatataataatttttaagaaaataCCTTATTagtttttttgtattttatttatgtttacaATGTGGTCAAGTTGTTCAAaattgaattatttatataatcatttgttacc from Plasmodium sp. gorilla clade G2 genome assembly, chromosome: 8 encodes:
- a CDS encoding early transcribed membrane protein 8, with translation MKVSIFFSFAIFLFVLNLFSPCMCKKDFAKEWVKDKLSIVNLKLDKYDKKKKMALISGAAIGALALISLIGGGIYLTQATKSSIWNNSELNDTLYDIVMETVNQGNTDVKLAFHRGVKLDNAVPTEETFKKYIKQNIKDRNLNLSWQQERELYSLIPYIRFNVERLAIFLR